One genomic region from Planctomycetaceae bacterium encodes:
- a CDS encoding MMPL family transporter, producing MNGSDFVVLTGHVDWESCLVSRGIKQADYSIRRASARRAAASPTQWAHSRRIVVTSNCPLIVAQMSDGDRRASNGVLVNRLIAMRNFLLPALLVVVCCAVPIANQIKFDQTIESFFAPDNPDIRLLKRSRQDFGGDEFVIVAWKQPGLIVRTEDRGVPELSPEASDRITGLADQLNQIQGVAAEKTRHLVNLLEKAPSSRNTRAGMLRLFEGILIGQDETTTAIVLELLPESEAMATRSQTIDQIRRVAGDFDAKAAVAGEPVQIFDMFDLVEKDGHTLYLFTVLVLSCVLLIIFRGFRWVFAPIGIVVSSVILTRAALVLSGAKLSMVSSMLNSLVTVISIATTMHVIVHFREHRRVLDVRRAAVATLEELRSPVFWALTTTAVGFGSLLISDIVPVRSFSVMMISGTTMVFACTFAFVPAMMASGRHVETPGRAPLEHRLDRVLNRLAHMVDRHPLWAAMTCLVLVLATAPGLTRLTVETDFSKNFRESSSIVQSLKFVESNLGGAGTWEVAFDVPSELSTDFLKSARSLTDKLHELRQAGIDVSVLSLSDAIDLPPRLGNEVTRLKRLRSRQSDLVAAFYNETAGRMRILLRSVEQQSAEEKLKQIDQVRAVIRRHFAELSENSFADNNNAGAGADGAKASSEINHFRGHTEATASGLFVLLARIIESLLADQLKSFLVASFGILISMTIAFRSLRIGLISLLPNAFPVVIVIGTLGMLGIPINIGTAMIASVSMGLTVDSTIHYIAAFERARLENSIQQSLQIAHAGAGRALVLAYLALMLGFLVLTVSSFIPLIYFGALLSLSMAGGMVGDLVLLPLLLRWTTPASRKHSVSTTGEQELHPEESQN from the coding sequence ATGAACGGCAGCGATTTCGTCGTTCTTACCGGTCATGTTGACTGGGAAAGCTGTCTCGTATCACGTGGCATAAAACAGGCGGATTACTCGATTCGCCGCGCGAGTGCTCGACGAGCTGCTGCTTCACCGACACAATGGGCCCATTCGCGGCGAATCGTCGTGACGTCAAATTGTCCGTTGATCGTCGCCCAAATGTCCGACGGAGATCGTCGGGCTTCGAATGGGGTTCTCGTGAATCGACTCATTGCGATGCGCAATTTCCTGCTGCCGGCGCTGCTGGTGGTGGTTTGCTGCGCGGTACCCATTGCGAACCAGATAAAATTTGACCAGACCATCGAATCGTTCTTTGCTCCTGACAATCCTGATATTCGACTCCTGAAACGCAGCCGTCAGGACTTTGGTGGTGATGAATTCGTCATCGTGGCATGGAAGCAGCCGGGACTGATTGTTCGCACCGAAGATCGTGGAGTCCCGGAGTTGTCCCCGGAAGCAAGTGATCGCATTACCGGTCTGGCCGATCAACTCAACCAGATCCAGGGTGTTGCCGCGGAAAAAACTCGCCATCTCGTCAATCTGCTCGAGAAGGCTCCATCGAGTCGAAACACGCGTGCAGGGATGCTTCGCTTGTTTGAGGGAATCCTGATCGGACAGGATGAAACAACCACTGCCATCGTGCTGGAGCTTCTGCCGGAATCTGAGGCGATGGCCACCCGAAGTCAAACGATCGATCAGATCCGCAGAGTGGCAGGCGACTTCGACGCCAAAGCGGCCGTTGCCGGAGAACCCGTGCAGATCTTTGATATGTTTGACCTGGTGGAGAAGGACGGACATACGCTTTATCTGTTCACAGTTCTTGTTTTGTCGTGTGTCCTGCTGATTATCTTTCGCGGCTTTCGCTGGGTCTTCGCACCCATCGGAATTGTTGTGTCGTCGGTGATCTTAACACGCGCAGCCCTTGTCCTCTCTGGCGCGAAGTTAAGCATGGTCAGCAGTATGCTGAATTCCCTGGTGACCGTGATTTCCATAGCAACAACGATGCATGTGATCGTTCATTTTCGTGAACACCGCCGCGTCCTGGATGTGCGTCGCGCGGCGGTTGCAACACTGGAAGAACTCAGGAGCCCCGTCTTCTGGGCTCTGACAACGACAGCCGTGGGATTTGGTTCACTTCTGATTTCCGACATCGTGCCTGTCCGCAGTTTTTCAGTGATGATGATCAGTGGTACGACAATGGTGTTTGCCTGCACATTTGCATTCGTACCGGCAATGATGGCCTCAGGAAGACATGTGGAAACCCCGGGACGCGCTCCTCTTGAACATCGCCTTGACCGGGTACTGAACCGATTGGCGCACATGGTTGACAGACACCCGCTGTGGGCAGCGATGACCTGTCTTGTTCTGGTTCTGGCGACAGCTCCAGGACTGACTCGACTCACCGTTGAAACAGATTTCAGTAAGAATTTTCGCGAATCATCGTCGATCGTTCAGTCACTGAAATTCGTCGAATCGAATCTTGGCGGCGCTGGCACGTGGGAAGTTGCATTCGATGTCCCCTCAGAACTCTCCACAGATTTTCTGAAGTCCGCCCGTTCGCTGACGGACAAGCTGCACGAATTACGTCAGGCTGGAATCGATGTTTCCGTGCTATCGTTGAGCGATGCGATTGATTTGCCTCCTCGACTGGGCAACGAAGTCACAAGACTGAAGAGGCTCAGGAGTCGCCAGTCTGATCTGGTCGCCGCCTTCTACAACGAAACCGCCGGTCGAATGCGGATTCTGCTGCGATCAGTAGAGCAGCAGTCGGCTGAAGAAAAGCTGAAACAGATTGATCAGGTTCGTGCGGTCATTCGCAGACACTTCGCCGAACTGAGCGAAAACAGCTTCGCGGACAACAACAACGCCGGGGCTGGTGCAGACGGTGCAAAAGCATCTTCCGAAATTAACCATTTCCGCGGCCACACAGAGGCCACCGCGTCCGGCCTGTTCGTACTGCTGGCACGCATTATCGAAAGTCTGCTGGCCGATCAGCTGAAGAGCTTTCTGGTGGCATCGTTTGGAATTCTGATCAGCATGACCATCGCTTTCCGGAGTCTTCGCATCGGACTGATCAGTCTCCTGCCCAATGCATTCCCCGTAGTCATCGTGATTGGAACTCTCGGGATGCTTGGTATTCCGATCAATATCGGGACAGCGATGATTGCAAGCGTTTCAATGGGATTAACTGTCGACAGCACGATTCACTACATCGCCGCTTTCGAACGTGCCCGCCTTGAGAATTCAATTCAGCAGTCATTGCAGATTGCACACGCTGGGGCCGGTCGGGCACTTGTGCTTGCGTATCTGGCGTTGATGCTCGGTTTCCTCGTTCTGACAGTTTCCTCTTTCATTCCTCTGATCTATTTTGGGGCGTTGCTGAGTCTTTCGATGGCTGGCGGAATGGTCGGTGACCTCGTATTGCTGCCACTTTTGCTGCGGTGGACAACGCCGGCAAGCAGGAAACATTCGGTCTCAACGACTGGAGAACAGGAACTCCACCCGGAAGAAAGTCAAAATTGA
- a CDS encoding TolC family protein, whose amino-acid sequence MSVSKRPAIQRLAQRFPEAVALLSLVTTVAGCKVPQLCCADHGKAIPSTFNGQTSSENSGQLDLHQFFNDPMLTSLIDQAMVDNQELKILAQDIRIAQNEIMARQGAYLPFVWFGGGAGVEKPSFFTPQGAVEDQLTVNGRGFPDPLPDFLVATNVSWEIDIWGKLRNAKNAACLRYLGTAEGRNYVITRLVAEISENYYELLALDQRLQTLDKTISLQEKSRDVATAMKEAARGTELAVQRFQAEVRKNQSEKLLIQQRIVETENRINFLAGRFPQQVDRAAVDFFELELPLLSVGVPSQLLQNRADIRQARQELAASGLDVKVAEARFYPSLVLSAGVGYRAFDGRYLFSTPESIIYNAAGEVVAPLINRKAIKADYLNANAEQLQAVYNYQKVVLNAFTEVMNSMTKVENYGKSIELKRQQLASLEASVESATRLFQNARAEYVEVLLAQRDLNEARFDLIEMKQGQLSATVRAYQALGGGMQPRGFDVALSR is encoded by the coding sequence ATGAGCGTTTCTAAACGCCCTGCAATTCAGCGCCTCGCGCAGCGCTTTCCAGAAGCCGTGGCACTCCTGTCGCTTGTAACGACCGTGGCGGGTTGCAAGGTTCCTCAACTGTGCTGTGCGGATCACGGTAAGGCGATTCCGTCAACCTTTAATGGACAGACGAGCTCCGAGAACTCCGGACAGCTTGACCTGCATCAATTCTTCAATGACCCGATGCTGACCAGCCTGATTGATCAGGCCATGGTCGACAATCAGGAATTGAAAATTCTTGCTCAGGACATTCGAATCGCTCAAAACGAGATCATGGCGAGACAGGGGGCATACCTGCCATTTGTCTGGTTTGGAGGAGGGGCGGGTGTCGAGAAGCCCAGCTTCTTTACACCACAGGGCGCCGTCGAGGATCAGTTGACAGTAAACGGCCGCGGATTCCCGGATCCCCTGCCAGACTTTCTGGTTGCCACCAATGTTTCCTGGGAGATCGACATTTGGGGGAAACTGCGCAACGCTAAGAATGCAGCTTGTCTCCGTTATCTGGGTACCGCCGAGGGACGGAATTACGTCATCACGAGACTTGTCGCAGAGATCTCAGAGAACTACTACGAACTGCTTGCTCTTGATCAACGCCTGCAGACTCTCGACAAAACCATCTCTCTGCAGGAAAAGAGTCGAGACGTTGCCACAGCAATGAAGGAAGCTGCTCGAGGAACAGAACTGGCCGTTCAACGATTTCAGGCAGAAGTCAGAAAGAATCAAAGTGAGAAGCTGCTGATTCAGCAACGCATCGTAGAGACTGAAAACAGAATCAATTTTCTGGCTGGTCGGTTTCCACAGCAAGTCGATCGTGCAGCCGTTGACTTTTTCGAACTGGAGCTGCCTCTGTTGAGTGTCGGCGTGCCATCACAATTGTTGCAGAACAGAGCGGATATTCGTCAGGCACGACAGGAACTGGCGGCATCCGGGCTGGACGTGAAGGTGGCAGAAGCCCGCTTCTACCCATCACTTGTCCTGAGCGCGGGGGTAGGCTACCGAGCATTCGACGGACGTTACCTGTTCTCTACACCGGAATCGATCATCTACAACGCAGCCGGCGAAGTTGTCGCCCCTCTAATCAATCGAAAGGCCATCAAGGCAGATTACCTGAATGCGAATGCCGAGCAGTTGCAGGCAGTCTACAATTACCAGAAGGTGGTGCTGAATGCGTTCACCGAAGTAATGAACTCCATGACCAAGGTAGAAAACTACGGCAAGAGTATCGAGCTCAAAAGACAGCAATTGGCTTCTCTGGAAGCGTCCGTGGAGTCTGCCACACGACTGTTTCAGAATGCTCGCGCCGAATACGTTGAAGTGCTGCTGGCACAACGGGATCTGAACGAAGCCAGATTCGACCTGATTGAAATGAAGCAGGGACAGTTGTCGGCAACTGTGCGTGCCTATCAGGCGCTTGGCGGTGGCATGCAGCCTCGTGGATTCGATGTGGCCCTCTCACGTTAA
- a CDS encoding RluA family pseudouridine synthase, with protein sequence MSTSDQSLLDRRHRRIAELATPLPGSMPYANVRPLNVPGRFAGSMLLDFLDSWHPHVGREEWLKRILEGRIVPASSKTQNTGGTQQPSAGHPVSPDRRVNAGEQFDHLLPNTVEPAVNADIQILHEDKDLIVIGKPAPLPMHPGGRFNRNTLQYFINTVYAPESPLMVHRLDANTSGVLVMCRHQSSVQFIQPQFENRTIDKCYVARVHGQPVEDAFECARPLQKNPETGAVRPIASDGKGAAALTQFHVISRLKDGTSLIRAVPRTGRTNQIRAHLWALSLPIVGDPAYLPQARLGTNRTLWPTEAAMCLHAHSITFTNLNGRRQTFTSALPEWAMPGE encoded by the coding sequence ATGTCCACTTCCGATCAATCGCTGCTGGATCGCCGTCATCGCCGGATTGCAGAACTGGCAACTCCGCTGCCCGGAAGCATGCCGTATGCGAATGTTCGTCCCCTGAATGTGCCCGGACGATTTGCCGGAAGCATGCTGCTCGATTTTCTTGATAGCTGGCACCCGCACGTCGGTCGAGAGGAGTGGCTGAAACGTATTCTCGAGGGCCGAATTGTCCCCGCATCATCGAAAACGCAGAACACCGGGGGCACGCAACAGCCATCTGCGGGACATCCAGTTTCTCCGGACCGCAGGGTGAACGCAGGCGAACAATTCGATCATCTTCTGCCGAATACGGTCGAACCCGCCGTCAATGCGGACATTCAGATCCTCCACGAGGATAAGGATTTGATTGTGATCGGTAAGCCCGCTCCCCTTCCGATGCACCCCGGGGGACGTTTTAATCGCAATACACTTCAGTATTTCATCAACACGGTCTACGCACCGGAAAGCCCCTTGATGGTGCACCGTCTGGATGCGAATACGTCGGGAGTTCTGGTGATGTGCCGTCACCAGTCCAGCGTTCAGTTCATCCAGCCTCAGTTTGAGAATCGCACCATCGACAAGTGCTATGTAGCGCGAGTCCATGGCCAGCCAGTGGAGGATGCATTCGAATGCGCACGACCACTGCAGAAGAATCCCGAAACTGGAGCAGTTCGGCCGATTGCTTCAGACGGCAAAGGGGCCGCTGCGCTGACTCAGTTCCACGTAATTTCTCGCCTCAAAGACGGTACTTCACTGATTCGGGCGGTGCCCCGTACCGGAAGAACGAATCAGATTCGAGCCCATCTGTGGGCACTGAGCCTGCCAATCGTTGGCGATCCGGCATATCTTCCGCAGGCCAGACTTGGCACGAATCGCACTTTGTGGCCAACGGAGGCGGCAATGTGCCTGCATGCTCATTCGATTACTTTTACAAACCTAAACGGCCGTCGGCAGACGTTCACATCGGCTCTACCAGAGTGGGCCATGCCCGGCGAGTGA